A genomic segment from Lutibacter sp. A80 encodes:
- a CDS encoding kelch repeat-containing protein: MITKKMYLKCLTILIAVISISCSSDDDTEYGNWVESSSFDGTARGNSVSFVIGDKGYVVTGYDGEDYLSDLWEYNKNGDYWVQLADFPGVARSGAVGFELNGKGYIGTGYDGEDKLNDFWCYDPATNTWEQKADFMGTARYGAVGFSVGNKGYIGTGYDGSELKDFYEYDDVSNTWTQSVGFGGNKRKDALVFVINDNAYLASGLRNGAYENDFYVFNGASKSWNRLTDLDDEDADYSVLLSSGVSFTLDGLGYIATGESSGITKNLWVYEPSSDTWDEQPDFEGTARQDAVSFSFSDKAFVLMGRSGSYYFDDNWEYRPLEEVDEDD, translated from the coding sequence ATGATTACAAAAAAAATGTATTTAAAATGTTTAACAATTTTAATTGCCGTAATAAGCATTTCTTGTTCATCAGATGATGATACAGAATATGGTAACTGGGTGGAAAGTTCATCGTTTGATGGAACCGCAAGAGGGAATTCTGTTTCATTTGTAATAGGTGATAAAGGATATGTAGTAACAGGTTATGATGGAGAGGACTACTTAAGTGATCTTTGGGAATATAACAAAAATGGAGATTATTGGGTGCAATTAGCAGATTTTCCTGGTGTTGCTCGTAGTGGTGCTGTTGGTTTTGAATTAAATGGAAAAGGATATATAGGTACTGGTTATGATGGAGAAGATAAACTAAATGATTTTTGGTGTTACGATCCAGCTACAAATACTTGGGAACAAAAAGCAGATTTTATGGGTACTGCTAGATATGGTGCCGTTGGTTTTTCAGTTGGTAATAAAGGGTACATTGGTACAGGATATGATGGAAGTGAATTAAAAGACTTTTATGAGTATGATGATGTTTCAAACACTTGGACACAATCTGTTGGTTTTGGTGGTAATAAACGTAAAGATGCCTTAGTTTTTGTGATTAATGATAATGCTTATTTAGCATCAGGATTAAGAAATGGAGCTTATGAAAATGATTTTTATGTTTTTAATGGGGCTTCAAAATCTTGGAACAGATTAACAGATTTAGATGATGAAGATGCGGATTATAGCGTATTACTTTCTAGTGGTGTATCTTTTACTTTAGATGGTTTAGGTTATATTGCAACAGGAGAATCTTCTGGAATTACTAAAAATTTATGGGTGTACGAACCTTCTTCAGATACTTGGGACGAACAACCAGATTTTGAAGGTACTGCAAGACAAGATGCTGTTTCATTTAGTTTTTCAGATAAAGCATTTGTATTAATGGGTAGAAGTGGTAGTTATTACTTTGATGATAACTGGGAATATAGACCATTAGAAGAAGTTGACGAAGACGACTAA
- a CDS encoding sensor histidine kinase: MNKKILLYIVVSITFIFLLSYLKDVLIPPRNFNPEMLINEEGITMSRPNRVGRLRPNRSIFMGVQILFGVLLFAVGASVKLVSEWYKNEKQKALIETQKINTELSFLKAQINPHFLFNSLNSIYSLANKKSDFTTDAIITLSELMRYMLYETDREYVSLKKEIDYIKNYIALQNLRLKDSSGVRFNARGNLDHYIEPLLLISFIENAFKYGTDYTGKTNINIQISIEDQKLILTSTNYISINEKNKDSSGIGLQNIRARLNLLYPNTHSLKIKESEKLYSLELVLNLKK; the protein is encoded by the coding sequence TTGAATAAAAAAATTCTATTATATATAGTTGTATCAATAACATTTATTTTTCTGTTAAGTTATTTAAAAGATGTGCTAATTCCTCCAAGAAATTTTAATCCAGAAATGTTGATTAATGAGGAAGGAATTACAATGTCACGACCTAATAGGGTTGGAAGATTAAGACCTAATAGGAGTATTTTTATGGGTGTTCAAATTTTATTTGGTGTGCTTTTATTTGCTGTTGGAGCAAGTGTTAAACTTGTATCGGAATGGTATAAAAATGAAAAACAAAAAGCATTAATTGAGACTCAAAAAATTAATACAGAACTTTCCTTTTTAAAAGCACAAATTAACCCTCATTTTTTATTCAATTCATTAAATAGTATTTATTCATTAGCTAATAAAAAGTCAGATTTTACAACTGATGCAATTATAACGTTATCTGAATTAATGAGGTATATGTTATACGAGACAGATAGAGAATATGTATCTTTAAAAAAAGAAATTGATTATATAAAAAATTATATAGCACTTCAAAATCTTAGATTAAAAGATTCTAGTGGTGTTAGATTTAATGCCCGAGGTAATTTAGATCACTATATTGAGCCATTATTATTAATTTCATTTATTGAAAATGCGTTTAAATATGGTACAGATTATACGGGTAAAACAAATATTAATATTCAAATTTCTATTGAGGATCAAAAGCTTATTTTAACTAGCACTAATTATATTTCTATAAACGAAAAAAATAAAGATAGCTCTGGAATAGGCCTACAAAATATAAGAGCTAGGTTAAACTTATTATATCCTAATACACATTCTTTAAAAATTAAAGAATCAGAAAAATTATACAGCCTAGAATTAGTACTAAATCTTAAAAAATGA
- a CDS encoding LytR/AlgR family response regulator transcription factor, which produces MMNCLIIDDEPLAVELLEDFVSKVPFLKLVATCSNGIEAISVVKGNNIDLIFTDIEMPDFSGIEFIKALDVKPLFIFTTAYSHYAIEGFNLNAVDYLVKPIPFHRFLTAVNRAQEIFLMKNKDTVKVVQPAASKETLDFIFVKADYENIKLNLDDIKYIEGLKDYIKIFSNSHKPILTLSSFKKIEEKLPVNLFVRVHRSYIVSLKYIHSVQRNRILIDDVRIPIGNNYKDDFIKRIGG; this is translated from the coding sequence ATGATGAATTGTTTAATTATAGATGATGAGCCTTTGGCTGTAGAATTGTTAGAAGATTTTGTATCTAAAGTTCCATTTTTAAAGTTAGTTGCTACTTGTTCAAATGGTATTGAAGCAATTTCAGTTGTTAAAGGGAATAATATAGATTTAATTTTTACGGATATTGAAATGCCCGATTTTTCTGGAATTGAATTTATAAAAGCATTAGATGTAAAACCGTTATTTATTTTTACAACTGCGTATTCGCATTATGCAATTGAAGGTTTTAATTTAAATGCTGTAGATTACTTAGTAAAGCCAATTCCATTTCATAGGTTTTTAACAGCTGTAAATAGAGCTCAGGAAATATTTTTAATGAAAAATAAAGATACCGTTAAAGTGGTGCAACCAGCTGCTTCTAAAGAAACTCTTGATTTTATTTTTGTTAAAGCCGATTACGAAAACATTAAATTAAACTTAGATGATATAAAATATATCGAAGGGTTAAAAGATTACATTAAAATATTTTCAAATTCACATAAGCCAATTTTAACCTTAAGTAGTTTTAAAAAAATTGAAGAAAAATTACCAGTAAATTTATTTGTTAGAGTGCATAGATCGTATATAGTATCTTTAAAATATATACATTCTGTTCAACGAAATAGAATTTTAATTGATGATGTAAGAATTCCTATAGGGAATAATTATAAAGATGATTTTATAAAACGAATAGGAGGGTAA
- the der gene encoding ribosome biogenesis GTPase Der: MSNIVAIVGRPNVGKSTLFNRLVQRREAIVDSVSGVTRDRHYGKSDWNGKEFSVIDTGGYAVGSDDIFEEEIRKQVQLAIEEADIIVFVVDVELGITPMDSEVAKILRKVKKPILMAVNKVDNAMRDADAVEFYNLGLGDYFTISSINGSGTGELLDALAEKLEDAPEEDDELPRFAVVGRPNAGKSSFINALIGQDRFVVTDIAGTTRDAIDTKYNRFGFDFNLVDTAGIRKKSKVKEDLEFYTVMRAVRAIEHCDVAILVLDATRGFEGQDENIFWLAEKNKKGIIILVNKWDLIEKETNTMRDFEAQVRREIAPFTDVPIIFISTLTKQRIFKAIETAVEVFENRKKRIPTSKLNDTMLEIVKQYSPPAYKGKFVKIKYCMQLPTPTPQFVFFCNLPQYIREPYKRFVENKLRELFDFEGVPIIIYFRQK, translated from the coding sequence ATGAGCAATATTGTAGCCATTGTAGGAAGACCTAATGTTGGAAAATCAACTTTATTTAATCGTTTAGTACAACGTAGAGAAGCTATTGTAGATTCTGTAAGTGGTGTAACACGTGATAGACATTACGGAAAAAGCGACTGGAACGGAAAAGAATTTTCTGTAATTGATACCGGTGGTTATGCTGTGGGTTCTGATGATATTTTTGAAGAAGAAATTAGAAAACAAGTACAGTTAGCTATTGAAGAAGCTGATATTATTGTATTTGTTGTAGATGTAGAGCTAGGTATAACACCTATGGATAGTGAGGTTGCTAAAATTTTACGTAAAGTAAAAAAACCAATATTAATGGCTGTTAACAAAGTTGACAATGCTATGAGAGATGCTGATGCTGTAGAGTTTTACAATCTTGGGTTAGGAGATTACTTTACAATTTCTTCTATTAACGGAAGTGGAACTGGCGAATTACTTGATGCTTTGGCTGAAAAACTAGAAGATGCACCTGAAGAAGATGATGAATTACCAAGATTTGCAGTTGTTGGTAGACCAAATGCAGGAAAATCATCATTTATAAACGCGTTAATTGGTCAAGATAGATTTGTTGTTACAGACATTGCAGGTACAACAAGAGATGCTATAGACACAAAATACAACCGTTTTGGATTTGATTTTAATCTAGTAGATACTGCTGGTATTAGAAAAAAATCTAAAGTAAAAGAAGATTTAGAATTTTATACGGTAATGAGAGCCGTTAGAGCTATAGAACATTGCGATGTTGCAATTTTAGTTTTAGATGCTACACGTGGTTTTGAAGGGCAAGATGAGAATATTTTTTGGTTGGCTGAAAAAAACAAAAAAGGAATTATAATTTTAGTTAACAAATGGGATCTTATTGAAAAAGAAACTAATACCATGCGCGATTTTGAAGCGCAAGTAAGACGTGAAATTGCACCGTTTACAGACGTTCCAATTATTTTTATTAGTACTCTAACAAAACAACGTATTTTTAAAGCTATTGAAACAGCTGTTGAAGTTTTTGAGAATAGAAAAAAACGAATTCCAACTAGTAAACTAAACGATACTATGTTAGAAATTGTTAAACAATATTCACCTCCTGCTTATAAAGGCAAGTTTGTAAAAATTAAATACTGTATGCAATTACCAACACCAACACCTCAATTTGTGTTTTTCTGTAATTTACCGCAGTATATTAGAGAACCATACAAACGCTTTGTTGAAAATAAGTTACGCGAATTATTCGACTTTGAAGGTGTACCAATTATAATTTATTTTAGACAAAAATAA
- a CDS encoding GTP-binding protein, translating to MEVQINSEIHLRPRFKMNFTESQDVLISRFKKELNGKDCKYCSKIVDGHIVIDVPIDENHFWSPQLNIEIEKNDSEETIVKGLFGPKPQLWTLFMFFHFAMAVAFIGFSIMAYVQWTLKEDYSTALIVVVALPILWVTMYVLGRIGRRKGHKQMDELYKFMMKTLEKN from the coding sequence ATGGAAGTACAAATAAATAGTGAGATTCATTTACGACCTAGATTTAAAATGAATTTTACTGAAAGTCAAGATGTTTTAATTTCAAGATTTAAGAAGGAATTAAATGGTAAAGATTGTAAATATTGTAGTAAAATTGTTGATGGACATATAGTAATTGATGTGCCTATTGACGAAAATCATTTTTGGTCACCACAATTAAATATTGAAATTGAAAAAAATGATTCAGAAGAAACTATTGTAAAAGGTTTGTTTGGACCAAAACCACAACTTTGGACATTATTTATGTTTTTTCATTTTGCTATGGCCGTTGCTTTTATTGGTTTTTCTATTATGGCATACGTGCAATGGACTTTAAAAGAAGATTATTCAACTGCTTTAATAGTAGTAGTTGCATTGCCTATTCTATGGGTTACAATGTATGTTTTAGGAAGAATTGGAAGGAGAAAAGGACATAAACAAATGGATGAATTATATAAGTTTATGATGAAAACATTAGAAAAAAATTAG
- a CDS encoding CPBP family intramembrane glutamic endopeptidase: MEKIAINFFKFLKNPQEKFNKTLSLKQKWNILFSILLLDFILVTIASGITSIIDTYLFELKSEPIEDLFSNKPAYLILILAALIVPLIEEFIFRLFLNYDRNFVFQFIDAFTNNKAKIFWDKHFKKIFYIAALLFGLMHLSNFSNTNTLFYILAPFIILPQLIGGVTLGYIRLKLGFFWGVLMHGLYNLIVFSVLLLFLNTTLLTKKNTPDYILEINKLELGLNKPIELEIYKTETTIDSIIGNNTTVKEVANLLNLTDTVLLKKTKRINIRFINKTDLNTPESIISTELKKHFK, translated from the coding sequence ATGGAAAAAATTGCGATAAACTTTTTTAAATTTTTAAAAAACCCACAAGAAAAATTCAACAAAACGCTTTCATTAAAGCAAAAATGGAACATCTTATTTTCTATTTTATTGTTAGATTTTATATTGGTAACTATTGCTTCTGGAATAACTTCTATTATTGACACCTATTTGTTTGAATTAAAATCTGAGCCAATAGAAGATCTTTTTTCTAACAAACCTGCGTACTTAATTTTAATATTAGCCGCTTTAATTGTACCGTTAATTGAAGAGTTCATATTTCGTTTATTTTTAAACTACGATCGCAATTTTGTATTCCAATTTATTGATGCATTTACAAATAATAAAGCAAAAATATTTTGGGACAAACATTTTAAAAAAATATTTTATATAGCAGCACTTTTATTTGGCTTAATGCACCTTTCTAATTTTAGCAATACAAACACACTCTTTTATATTTTAGCTCCGTTTATTATTTTACCACAACTTATTGGAGGTGTTACATTAGGTTATATTAGACTTAAACTTGGCTTTTTTTGGGGAGTTTTAATGCATGGACTCTACAATTTAATTGTTTTCTCAGTGCTTTTATTATTTTTAAACACCACATTATTAACAAAAAAAAATACTCCAGATTATATACTTGAAATAAATAAACTAGAACTGGGTTTAAACAAACCAATAGAATTAGAAATATATAAAACTGAAACTACAATAGATTCTATTATTGGGAACAATACTACAGTAAAAGAAGTGGCAAACCTGCTAAATTTAACGGATACCGTTTTACTTAAAAAAACAAAAAGAATAAATATCCGCTTTATTAACAAAACGGACTTAAACACCCCTGAATCTATTATTTCAACCGAACTAAAAAAGCATTTCAAATAA
- the era gene encoding GTPase Era: MKHKAGFVNIIGNPNVGKSTLMNALVGEKLSIITSKAQTTRHRILGIVNGDDFQILFSDTPGIIKPAYELQESMMDFVKSAFEDADVLIYMVEIGEKDLKDKAFFNKITNSKIPVLLLINKIDTSSQEQVEEKLLYWKEKVPNAEVTLISALEKFNVEGVFNRIIELLPESPAFYPKDQLTDKPERFFINEAIREKILLHYKKEIPYAVEVATEEFFESDKIIKIRSVIMVERETQKGIIIGHKGSALKRVGTEARKDLEQFFGKKIHLELYVKVNKNWRSNKQQLRRFGYNE; this comes from the coding sequence ATGAAGCATAAAGCCGGTTTTGTAAATATTATAGGAAATCCAAATGTTGGGAAATCAACGTTAATGAATGCACTTGTGGGTGAAAAACTATCTATAATCACCTCTAAAGCACAAACAACTCGACATAGAATACTTGGAATTGTTAATGGTGACGATTTTCAAATCCTCTTTTCTGATACACCAGGAATTATAAAACCTGCTTACGAATTACAAGAATCTATGATGGATTTTGTAAAATCTGCCTTTGAAGATGCTGATGTTCTAATTTATATGGTTGAAATTGGTGAAAAAGATTTAAAAGATAAAGCTTTTTTCAATAAAATAACAAACTCTAAAATACCTGTACTTTTATTAATAAATAAAATAGACACCTCGTCTCAAGAACAAGTTGAAGAAAAATTATTGTATTGGAAAGAAAAAGTACCAAATGCTGAAGTAACTCTAATTTCTGCTTTAGAGAAATTTAATGTAGAAGGCGTATTTAACAGAATTATTGAATTACTACCTGAATCACCAGCTTTTTACCCAAAAGATCAATTAACAGACAAACCCGAACGCTTTTTTATAAACGAAGCTATCCGTGAAAAAATATTACTACACTACAAAAAAGAAATTCCGTATGCTGTTGAAGTTGCCACCGAAGAGTTTTTTGAAAGTGATAAAATAATTAAAATTCGTTCGGTAATAATGGTAGAACGCGAAACACAAAAAGGAATAATTATTGGCCATAAAGGCTCTGCTTTAAAACGTGTTGGAACTGAAGCTAGAAAAGATTTAGAACAATTTTTTGGTAAAAAAATACATTTAGAATTGTATGTAAAAGTCAATAAAAACTGGAGAAGTAATAAACAACAATTAAGGCGTTTTGGATATAATGAATAA
- a CDS encoding site-specific integrase: MEINKLSTLFLLQKVRLNKQGKCPVRCRITYLKKRREFSVGLFVNPELWNSKKQKIESVHKEHKLLNTQLSLIKNNLNQAFLLLQINKQNFDVNDIFLQYKGENITDNKTLMEIFDLHNEKMKNLIGVSYAKSTFSKFIEAKKHVLSFLKFQYKKNDILLSTLKLKFLNDFDYYLKSEKNQKQITINKSIQRLRKIIKLALAEGYLVTDPFILYKPKRVVKNVVFLSTEELKALESHKFAQARLQEVRDWFVFSCYTGLAYNEIKKLRKQHIVKGFDGELWIEMKREKTQKNISIPLLPKARIMIDKYNVVSSNMVFDVCSNQKYNSYLKEIAIVVGINKKLSTHIARKTFASTVLLYNDVPIEIVSELLGHSSIRVTQESYGKVVQKKVSEQMLKLNNKLN; this comes from the coding sequence ATGGAAATTAATAAATTATCTACACTATTCCTCCTGCAAAAAGTTAGGTTGAATAAACAAGGGAAATGCCCTGTTAGATGTAGAATTACATATTTAAAAAAACGTAGAGAGTTTTCAGTAGGACTTTTTGTAAACCCTGAACTATGGAATAGCAAAAAGCAGAAAATAGAATCTGTACATAAAGAACATAAATTACTAAACACCCAATTGAGCCTGATAAAGAATAATCTGAATCAGGCTTTTTTATTGCTCCAAATTAACAAACAAAACTTTGATGTAAATGATATTTTCTTACAGTACAAAGGAGAAAATATAACTGATAATAAAACTTTAATGGAAATATTTGATTTACATAATGAAAAGATGAAAAATTTAATTGGTGTGAGTTATGCAAAAAGTACTTTTAGTAAGTTTATCGAAGCTAAAAAGCACGTTTTATCATTTTTAAAGTTTCAGTACAAAAAGAATGATATTTTGTTATCTACTTTAAAATTGAAGTTTTTAAATGATTTTGATTATTACTTGAAATCTGAAAAGAATCAAAAGCAGATTACTATAAATAAAAGTATACAGAGATTACGTAAAATAATTAAACTTGCATTAGCAGAAGGATATTTAGTAACTGACCCATTTATACTTTACAAGCCAAAGAGAGTTGTTAAAAACGTGGTATTTCTAAGTACGGAAGAATTGAAAGCATTAGAAAGTCATAAGTTTGCACAAGCTAGATTACAAGAAGTTAGAGACTGGTTTGTGTTTAGTTGTTATACTGGTTTAGCTTACAATGAAATAAAAAAACTAAGAAAACAGCATATTGTAAAAGGCTTTGATGGTGAATTATGGATTGAGATGAAACGTGAGAAAACACAGAAAAATATTAGTATACCATTATTACCAAAAGCCAGGATTATGATTGATAAATATAACGTTGTTAGTTCTAATATGGTATTTGATGTATGCAGCAACCAAAAGTATAATTCATATTTAAAAGAAATAGCTATAGTAGTTGGGATTAATAAGAAGTTAAGTACGCATATAGCTAGAAAAACATTTGCATCTACAGTATTATTATACAATGATGTTCCTATTGAGATTGTAAGCGAATTATTAGGGCATAGCAGTATTAGAGTTACTCAAGAAAGTTATGGAAAAGTAGTTCAAAAGAAAGTTAGTGAGCAAATGTTAAAATTGAATAATAAGTTAAATTAA
- a CDS encoding helix-turn-helix domain-containing protein: MSTASENIVEYQKKFGLQLKKIRHTKGMSQLDLASYCNLEKTSISRIENGRTNTTLKTMVILSTALEVELKDLFDF; the protein is encoded by the coding sequence ATGTCAACAGCTTCAGAAAATATTGTTGAGTATCAAAAAAAGTTTGGTTTACAGTTAAAGAAAATTAGACACACAAAAGGTATGTCGCAATTAGATTTAGCTTCCTATTGTAATTTAGAGAAAACGAGTATCTCCAGAATTGAAAATGGGAGAACAAACACAACCTTAAAAACTATGGTTATTTTGAGTACTGCATTAGAAGTTGAACTAAAAGACCTTTTTGATTTTTAA